ATATTATGTTACCAAATTATCTTTATAACCTCATATATTTCACCAAAAACACGTATGTAAATGTAAAATGTACTAATTTTACACATCCAGATAAAACAAAAACTACAATGACATATAATCCTGCAGGAGTTATTATTGTTAATAAGAAAGATTTTATTTCAGTAAACGGTTATGCAGATTGGCGTTGTGGTGCAGACACAGATTTGATCAGAAGATTAGATATGAAAGGCATTCAAAGAATTGATGCAAAAAAAGTGACTTTTCTAAGAAGGATTCACGAAAATAATATTACAAATGATAGTTTATACGGAAATGATTCAATATATAGAAAAGAAAGACATCAAGAATCATTGAGTCGTAAAAAACCAAAATTAAAATCGTATATAACTTCTGATTATGAATTACTTGCTTAATGAAAATTTTGACAACTTACAAGGATGGAAATTATATAAAAGTGCTGTTAGTCCTGATTATAAGAACAGTTCCAATTATTCTTTGAAATTTATTACGAATGGTAGTTACGCTATTACTCCTTTATTGACTACACCACAAAACATACAATTACATTATAAACTTTCTACTCATCAAACTTGGGGCACAGATAAATGGGGCAATCCTTCATTTAATCCAGTTGATCAGTTATTTCTTTATTATTCAAAAGATTTGGTTGTTTGGACAAAAATTAATTGTGGTGGTCCCGATGGTGGAATTTTTCCGTCAAAAGATATACCAGAACACGAAATAAAATACTTTTATAAATCAAATAAAGTTAATATTTCACTATATGAAAACATTTATCTTAAATTAGAAAGAGTTAATAAAAATGGTGGTAAGGTTTCAGAAGATTTTTACATAGATGATATAATCATAGAAAATAAAATCAAATCATTTAAAACCAATGTTGTTATTTCTGCTTATGATG
This Ignavibacteria bacterium DNA region includes the following protein-coding sequences:
- a CDS encoding glycosyltransferase family 2 protein, coding for MITFDKQIKNLFKDYKKREKELELIDNNINQLIIDMKERHKISFIISAYKSENFIEECLNSIEKVEGLYYYEILIGIDNCIETLNKIKEKNYKNLKIFWFTKNVGPYVVKNTLVKQAKFNTICFFDSDDIMLPNYLYNLIYFTKNTYVNVKCTNFTHPDKTKTTMTYNPAGVIIVNKKDFISVNGYADWRCGADTDLIRRLDMKGIQRIDAKKVTFLRRIHENNITNDSLYGNDSIYRKERHQESLSRKKPKLKSYITSDYELLA